From a region of the Candidatus Brocadia sp. genome:
- a CDS encoding precorrin-8X methylmutase produces the protein MKTGVILISHGSKISSGNDGLFQVADMLRAMRRWDTVEAAFLQLAKPDFPEVVAKTVQCGVGRIVVVPLLLFKGNHVYKDIPEMLEAEKKKYPHVEFIYSNNIGADERIALIAADRIHEVLVEREYGVGQRVEQPQAIVDESFDIIENLVDLKSVPELHRPIIRRAIHATGDTEYAYNLIFHPSAVETGIRLIRGGKNIVTDVNMVKAGISKDPIEKFGGKIICKISDPSVVDEAKRLGKTRAIVSIQQSLPEMKDGIMVIGNAPTALFELIDLIKKGLAHPALVIGIPVGFVGAVEAKSALKDTAVPYITNTNRKGGSAVAVSIINAMINLAKEAQ, from the coding sequence ATGAAAACGGGTGTCATTTTAATTTCACACGGCAGTAAAATCAGCAGCGGTAACGATGGATTATTTCAGGTGGCAGACATGCTCCGCGCAATGAGACGATGGGATACGGTAGAAGCTGCTTTCTTGCAATTGGCAAAACCAGATTTCCCCGAGGTCGTCGCGAAAACAGTTCAATGCGGCGTGGGTCGCATCGTGGTAGTGCCACTGTTGTTGTTTAAAGGGAATCACGTCTATAAAGACATCCCGGAAATGCTGGAAGCTGAGAAAAAGAAATATCCCCACGTCGAGTTCATTTATTCCAATAATATCGGCGCTGACGAACGCATTGCCCTCATTGCCGCCGACCGAATTCACGAGGTTTTAGTAGAAAGAGAGTACGGCGTTGGACAGCGCGTTGAACAACCGCAGGCTATTGTTGACGAGAGTTTCGACATTATTGAAAACCTCGTTGACCTGAAATCCGTACCGGAACTACACCGGCCAATCATCCGGCGTGCTATCCACGCCACGGGTGATACGGAATACGCTTATAACCTGATTTTTCATCCTTCGGCCGTGGAAACCGGCATCCGTCTGATAAGAGGCGGAAAGAATATCGTGACTGACGTGAACATGGTAAAAGCAGGGATCAGCAAGGACCCTATTGAAAAATTCGGCGGTAAGATCATTTGTAAAATATCAGACCCCTCTGTTGTCGACGAGGCCAAACGCCTTGGTAAGACCCGTGCCATCGTATCAATACAGCAATCGTTACCGGAGATGAAAGACGGCATAATGGTCATTGGCAATGCCCCCACCGCTTTGTTTGAACTTATTGATCTGATAAAAAAAGGGCTGGCACATCCCGCCCTGGTAATAGGCATTCCCGTGGGTTTTGTGGGTGCGGTTGAAGCAAAATCTGCCCTGAAAGATACGGCGGTGCCATACATAACCAACACCAACCGGAAGGGTGGTAGCGCTGTGGCGGTATCGATCATAAATGCCATGATCAACCTAGCAAAAGAGGCGCAATAA
- a CDS encoding transposase, translated as MIKYIGLDAHSSTCTFNVTDERGREVDNTTIESNGRLLVKYLRGVEGVKKLTFEECELSNWLYEILRPEVDELIVCNPVANGDYKKKKTDKMDARKLSNLLRGGFLVPVYHDGSKRERLRSLMSGYQDFIEEGVRLKNRYKSLFRKSGKKIKGEALYNDESFLEGLERRDFQFIGTQIYQLLEKMEEGRQEYVKEIVRCSKGFKEIKYLKSIPGIGSIQAAKIVSQVIDPERFSSKYKYYSYCGLVRHKRISDGRGYGSEKIWGNRILKCVYKMAGHSVLKGKSGLRNYYDTLRLKGIGHDNAYNAVCRKIAAISLSVWRKSEKYNDRLITGNLIK; from the coding sequence ATGATAAAGTATATAGGATTGGATGCACATTCGTCAACATGTACATTCAATGTGACGGATGAAAGAGGGAGGGAAGTAGACAACACTACGATTGAGAGCAATGGTCGGCTTTTGGTGAAGTACTTGAGGGGAGTGGAGGGTGTTAAGAAACTGACCTTTGAAGAGTGTGAATTAAGCAACTGGCTGTATGAGATATTGAGACCTGAAGTAGATGAGTTGATCGTATGCAATCCTGTAGCAAACGGTGATTACAAGAAGAAAAAGACGGACAAGATGGATGCCAGGAAGCTGTCGAATCTTTTGCGAGGAGGTTTTCTCGTACCGGTATATCATGATGGTTCAAAGAGGGAGAGGTTAAGGAGTTTAATGTCCGGGTATCAGGATTTCATTGAAGAGGGTGTGAGGCTAAAGAACCGATACAAATCCTTATTTCGGAAAAGTGGGAAGAAAATCAAAGGTGAAGCGTTATATAACGACGAGAGTTTCCTGGAAGGATTAGAGCGAAGAGACTTTCAATTTATTGGCACGCAGATCTATCAGCTTTTAGAGAAGATGGAAGAAGGCAGGCAGGAATATGTTAAAGAGATAGTTCGATGCAGTAAGGGATTTAAAGAGATAAAATATCTCAAGAGCATTCCCGGCATTGGGAGTATCCAGGCGGCGAAGATCGTATCACAGGTAATAGACCCGGAGAGGTTTAGCAGTAAGTACAAATATTACAGCTACTGTGGGTTGGTGAGGCATAAGAGGATAAGTGATGGGAGGGGATATGGGAGTGAAAAGATTTGGGGAAATCGGATATTAAAATGCGTATACAAGATGGCAGGACATTCGGTTTTAAAGGGTAAGAGCGGTTTAAGGAACTATTACGATACCTTGCGGTTGAAAGGCATCGGTCATGACAATGCCTATAATGCAGTATGTCGTAAGATAGCGGCAATATCTTTAAGCGTGTGGAGGAAGAGTGAGAAATATAATGACAGACTGATCACTGGCAATCTAATCAAGTAA